A region from the Verrucomicrobiia bacterium genome encodes:
- a CDS encoding chloride channel protein — protein MGIATTLFLKALDFALSWSRARDHYYFSLPVILLLTAVISRRLFPKADVESTDKAIEYIHQLKPIHPVSILKSFFLPILTISAGGSAGKEAPAADMGAGIGSIISAVFRLDAEDRRKLTICGVSAGFASVFGTPLAGALFGLEVLSVGNLLYDALLPAFVAGITANHVAVKLGAKAVFNPLKNIPVFNEIFFIKVALAGIFFGLCSLMLIAVMKILRKVRERFKHEELISLAAGIFLIVFSLLCSTRYLGLGMGTIVDAVNGKPFPWYTFPAKIVTTAITLNGGGCGGIVTPIFFIGATSGSWLAGILSADRSTFAALGLVSLLAGAAQTPLSASIMAMELFGAPIAPYAAIASILSFLVTGQRSIYPSQIIEIKKSKKNKSPAQSAKLVES, from the coding sequence GTGGGAATTGCGACAACCCTTTTTTTAAAGGCGCTGGATTTTGCTTTGAGCTGGTCGAGAGCGCGCGATCATTATTATTTTTCGCTTCCGGTCATTCTGCTCCTTACGGCGGTTATTTCCCGCCGGCTTTTTCCCAAGGCTGACGTTGAGAGCACGGATAAAGCGATCGAATACATTCATCAATTAAAACCCATTCACCCGGTTTCGATTTTGAAATCATTTTTCCTGCCTATTTTGACGATAAGCGCGGGCGGTTCCGCGGGAAAAGAAGCCCCGGCCGCGGATATGGGCGCGGGAATCGGCTCCATAATCAGCGCTGTGTTTCGTTTGGACGCCGAAGACCGGCGAAAGCTGACGATTTGCGGGGTGAGCGCCGGATTCGCATCCGTTTTCGGCACTCCCTTAGCGGGAGCCCTTTTTGGCCTCGAAGTCCTATCCGTGGGCAATTTGCTTTACGATGCCCTCCTTCCTGCTTTCGTCGCGGGAATCACGGCCAATCATGTCGCCGTAAAGCTGGGGGCAAAAGCCGTTTTTAATCCCCTTAAAAATATACCCGTTTTCAACGAAATATTTTTTATTAAGGTCGCCTTGGCCGGGATTTTTTTTGGCTTGTGCTCTTTGATGCTGATCGCGGTTATGAAAATCCTGCGGAAGGTCCGGGAGCGGTTTAAACACGAGGAGCTCATCAGCCTGGCCGCGGGAATCTTTCTTATTGTTTTTTCCTTGCTCTGTTCGACCCGGTATCTTGGCTTAGGCATGGGAACCATTGTTGATGCGGTCAATGGGAAGCCCTTTCCTTGGTATACCTTTCCGGCGAAAATAGTGACGACGGCGATAACGCTTAACGGCGGCGGCTGCGGAGGGATCGTGACGCCGATTTTTTTCATCGGAGCGACTTCCGGGTCATGGCTTGCGGGCATCCTTTCCGCAGACCGGTCGACCTTCGCGGCCCTGGGTTTGGTCAGCCTGCTGGCAGGCGCGGCCCAAACCCCTCTGTCGGCAAGCATCATGGCCATGGAGCTTTTTGGAGCCCCCATCGCCCCCTATGCCGCGATTGCCTCGATTCTCAGTTTTCTCGTAACGGGACAAAGAAGCATCTACCCCTCTCAAATTATCGAGATCAAAAAATCCAAAAAGAACAAGTCCCCGGCCCAATCCGCCAAGCTCGTTGAATCTTGA
- a CDS encoding GFA family protein gives MAMKTYHGSCACGKVRYEAAFDLSEGTFKCNCSICTKARLWGKSVKTDSFKLLSGKEDLSVWGDNILHHFCRHCGIKVFGKPKAGGDMMVVMLGTLDDLDPKEWAAAPVRYFDGRNDNFKTEPEFKAHL, from the coding sequence ATGGCCATGAAGACTTATCACGGAAGCTGCGCGTGCGGCAAGGTGCGCTACGAAGCGGCGTTTGATCTCTCGGAAGGGACGTTCAAATGCAATTGCTCGATTTGCACGAAGGCGCGGCTCTGGGGAAAGTCCGTGAAGACGGATTCTTTTAAGCTGCTTTCGGGCAAGGAGGACTTGTCGGTCTGGGGCGACAATATCCTGCACCATTTTTGCAGGCATTGCGGCATCAAAGTCTTCGGTAAGCCCAAGGCGGGCGGGGACATGATGGTGGTCATGCTGGGCACGCTGGACGACCTTGATCCGAAAGAATGGGCCGCGGCCCCCGTGCGCTATTTCGACGGACGCAACGACAACTTCAAAACCGAGCCTGAGTTCAAGGCTCACTTGTGA
- a CDS encoding YoaK family protein — translation MITKLQRWVWVGAAALSFSSGMINVIALSGFAHKAATHMTGIASAFSIALSKHEAGAASGAFLILLSFFLGAFISGVIIRDGHLKMGRRYGFALAVESGLLFLATFFFMKNSIWGEYFACAAAGLQNALASTYSGTIVRTTHLTGILTDLGALAGNRAYGLPVETKRFKLLSIILISFVGGGFLGSLAYDRWNASAMLLPALMIGASALGYEFFRRSSQTKPG, via the coding sequence GTGATTACGAAACTCCAAAGATGGGTGTGGGTCGGCGCGGCAGCGCTTTCTTTTTCATCGGGCATGATCAATGTCATTGCCCTTTCAGGATTTGCCCACAAAGCCGCAACGCACATGACGGGAATTGCCAGCGCTTTCTCCATTGCGCTGTCCAAGCATGAAGCGGGCGCAGCCTCCGGGGCTTTTTTGATTCTTCTCTCTTTTTTTCTCGGTGCGTTCATCAGCGGCGTGATTATCCGGGACGGCCATCTGAAAATGGGACGCCGCTATGGGTTCGCGCTAGCGGTAGAATCAGGGCTTCTTTTCCTGGCGACGTTTTTTTTCATGAAAAATTCCATTTGGGGGGAATATTTTGCCTGCGCCGCGGCCGGACTGCAAAATGCCCTTGCCAGCACTTACAGTGGAACCATCGTCCGGACCACGCATTTGACCGGGATTCTGACGGACTTGGGAGCCTTGGCTGGGAATAGGGCCTATGGACTTCCCGTCGAGACTAAGAGGTTCAAGCTGCTTTCGATTATTCTGATTTCTTTCGTCGGGGGAGGATTTTTGGGAAGCCTTGCTTATGACCGCTGGAATGCTTCGGCCATGCTGCTTCCCGCCCTGATGATCGGGGCCTCAGCCCTCGGATATGAATTTTTCAGGCGGAGCTCTCAGACGAAACCGGGCTAA
- a CDS encoding sodium-translocating pyrophosphatase — protein sequence MKKLLKQLPFFMGALLCMAGAAWASEADLKIPDLHEGRFNLFGGLSGFQILFYGSFIIIGTVGVSLYQFMAIKKLPAHRSMLDVAETIFQTCTTYLMQQARFLAMLFVIIALAMSYYFLALQHETVSTLGLVLLFSVIGMAGSTLVAFYGIRVNTYANARTAFASLRGVPWDVVNIPLRAGMSVGLFLISIELVMMVVILLFVPRDIVGYCFIGFAIGESLAASALRIAGGIFTKIADIGSDLMKIVFKVKEDDPRNPGVIADCAGDNAGDSVGPTADGFETYGVTGVALISFITLAVKEPEMQAKLIVWIFAMRFLMDFMSGISYFINKGISENKYKNLKEFDFEEPLTRLIMIASALCISTSFIMSHFLIGDLPDTSLWWKLASIITCGTLAAFLIPEFTKIFTSSHSKHVHEIVTASREGGASLTILSGIVAGSFSAFWKGILIASLMCVAYLISQMGLQNIMPHASVFAFGLVAYGFLCMGPVNIAVDSYGPVTDNAQSIFELAQTESIPGIEHEIQKDFGFKPDFKTGKHYLESNDSAGNTFKATAKPVLIGTAVAGATTMIFSIILLLQDHLQAAAVLAAKGLPVAANAGEALLFEKLSLTSAPVLLGFLCGGSVIYWFCGASIQAVTTGAYSAVEYIKKNMNLDKKEAAREDSITVVRICTQYAQKGMWNIFLGLLTLTLAFALVDPYFFIAYLIAIAIFGLFQAMYMANAGGAWDNAKKLVEVDFGEKNTPVHAATVVGDTVGDPFKDTTSVSLNPIIKFSTLFGMLAVEIAIKMDPAATRLGAAVFLALGLFFVWKSFYGMRIPVKEGHAETSQHAKHAAHAR from the coding sequence ATGAAAAAGCTTTTAAAGCAACTTCCGTTTTTCATGGGCGCGCTTTTGTGCATGGCGGGAGCGGCCTGGGCCAGTGAAGCGGACCTTAAAATCCCGGACCTTCACGAAGGCCGCTTCAACTTGTTCGGAGGATTGAGCGGTTTCCAGATCCTCTTCTACGGCTCTTTCATCATCATCGGGACCGTGGGCGTTTCCCTGTATCAGTTCATGGCCATCAAGAAGCTCCCCGCCCACCGGTCCATGCTCGACGTCGCGGAAACGATTTTCCAGACCTGCACCACGTACCTGATGCAGCAGGCCCGGTTCCTGGCCATGCTTTTTGTCATCATCGCTCTCGCCATGAGCTATTACTTCCTCGCACTGCAGCATGAAACGGTCTCGACCCTGGGCCTTGTGCTCCTTTTCTCGGTGATCGGCATGGCCGGATCCACCCTTGTCGCCTTTTACGGCATCCGCGTGAACACCTACGCCAATGCCCGCACCGCCTTTGCCTCTCTCCGCGGAGTGCCGTGGGATGTCGTCAACATCCCGCTGCGCGCGGGCATGTCCGTCGGCCTTTTCCTGATCTCGATCGAACTCGTCATGATGGTCGTCATCCTGCTCTTCGTGCCGCGCGACATCGTAGGCTACTGCTTCATCGGTTTCGCCATCGGCGAATCGCTCGCCGCCAGCGCGCTGCGCATCGCGGGAGGCATCTTCACCAAGATCGCCGACATCGGCTCGGACCTCATGAAGATCGTGTTCAAGGTCAAGGAAGACGATCCGCGCAACCCGGGCGTTATCGCCGACTGCGCGGGCGACAATGCCGGCGACTCCGTGGGCCCGACGGCCGACGGCTTCGAAACTTATGGCGTGACGGGCGTCGCGCTGATTTCCTTCATCACGCTCGCGGTGAAGGAGCCTGAGATGCAGGCCAAACTCATCGTCTGGATCTTCGCCATGCGCTTCCTCATGGACTTCATGTCCGGTATCTCGTATTTCATCAATAAAGGCATCTCGGAAAACAAGTACAAGAACCTGAAAGAATTTGATTTCGAGGAGCCGCTCACGCGCCTCATCATGATCGCCTCAGCGCTCTGCATCTCCACCTCCTTCATCATGTCGCATTTCCTGATCGGCGATCTTCCGGATACGAGCCTGTGGTGGAAGCTTGCTTCCATTATTACCTGCGGCACGCTGGCGGCTTTTCTCATTCCGGAATTCACCAAGATCTTCACGTCGTCGCACTCCAAGCACGTGCACGAAATCGTAACGGCCTCCCGCGAAGGCGGCGCTTCGCTGACCATCCTTTCGGGCATCGTGGCCGGCTCGTTCTCGGCTTTCTGGAAAGGCATCCTGATCGCGTCGCTGATGTGCGTGGCTTACCTGATTTCGCAGATGGGCCTGCAGAACATCATGCCGCATGCGTCGGTCTTTGCTTTCGGCCTCGTGGCCTACGGCTTTCTCTGCATGGGCCCCGTGAACATTGCCGTCGATTCTTACGGCCCTGTGACGGACAATGCGCAGTCGATCTTCGAGCTGGCGCAGACCGAGTCCATTCCGGGAATCGAACATGAAATCCAGAAAGACTTCGGCTTCAAGCCGGACTTCAAGACGGGCAAGCACTACCTCGAATCCAACGACTCGGCGGGCAACACGTTCAAGGCGACCGCCAAGCCCGTCTTGATCGGAACGGCCGTCGCGGGCGCGACGACCATGATCTTCTCGATCATCCTGCTGCTGCAGGACCACCTCCAAGCCGCGGCCGTCTTGGCCGCCAAGGGGCTGCCGGTTGCCGCGAATGCCGGCGAAGCGCTTCTCTTCGAAAAACTCTCGCTCACGTCCGCGCCTGTCCTGCTGGGCTTTCTCTGCGGCGGCTCGGTGATCTACTGGTTCTGCGGCGCCTCGATCCAGGCCGTGACCACCGGCGCTTATTCCGCGGTCGAGTACATCAAGAAAAACATGAACCTCGATAAAAAGGAAGCCGCGCGCGAAGACTCGATCACGGTCGTGCGCATCTGCACGCAATACGCGCAGAAAGGCATGTGGAACATTTTCCTCGGCCTTCTCACCCTGACCCTCGCGTTCGCGCTCGTCGATCCTTACTTCTTCATTGCGTATCTCATCGCCATCGCAATCTTCGGCCTTTTCCAGGCCATGTACATGGCCAATGCCGGCGGCGCCTGGGACAATGCCAAGAAACTTGTCGAAGTCGATTTCGGCGAGAAGAATACCCCGGTGCACGCCGCGACCGTCGTGGGCGACACGGTCGGCGATCCGTTCAAAGACACGACGTCCGTTTCTCTGAATCCAATCATCAAATTCTCAACGCTTTTCGGCATGCTCGCCGTCGAAATCGCGATCAAGATGGATCCCGCGGCCACACGCCTAGGCGCCGCCGTTTTCCTGGCGCTCGGCCTTTTCTTCGTGTGGAAATCCTTCTACGGCATGCGCATTCCGGTCAAGGAAGGCCACGCGGAAACGTCTCAACACGCAAAGCACGCCGCGCACGCCCGGTAA